The genomic DNA CGGTGCGGCGGCCGAAGCGCGCGCGATGCGCGGCCCTGACGGCGAGCCGCTCTGCGGTTGACGTTCACGTAAGCGGAACCTATTTATTAGGCGATGTCGGTTGCCGCAGCCTTTGACTCGATCCCGCCGCGCGAGGATCGTTCGCACTTCACCATCACCGATCTTGCGTCCGAATTCGGCGTCACGCCGCGCGCGCTGCGCTTCTACGAGGACGAGGGGCTGATCGCACCGGGACGGCGCGGGACGAGCCGGATTTATTCGCATCGCGATCGTGCGCGGCTCGCCTGGATCCTGCGCGGCAAGCGCGTCGGCTTCAGCCTGGGCGAGATCCGCGAGATGGTCGATCTGTACGACATTGGTGACGGCCGCCACACGCAACGCGCGGTGACGGTGGCGCGCTGCCGCGCGCGGATCGACGCGCTCGAAGCGCAGAAGCGCGACATCGATGCTGCGATCGCCGAACTCGACCAATTTCTCAGCTTACTCGATCAATCCAAGGATTAATCATGCCACAATATACCCCGCCGATCCGCGACACGCGCTTCGTGCTCGAACATGTCGTCGGCCTCAGCGGCCACGCCAACGTGCCCGGCTTCGCTGCCGCAACCCCCGACACGGTGGACGCGGTGCTGGAAGAAGGCGGCCGCTTCGTTGCCGAGGTGCTGTTCCCGATCAACCAGTCGGGCGACCAGGAAGGCTGCACACGGCACGAGGACGGATCGGTGACGACGCCCAAGGGCTTCAAGGAAGCCTATAAGCAGTTCGTCGAATCCGGCTGGGGCACGCTGTCGGCGCCCGAGCAGTACGGCGGTCAGGGAATGCCGCACGTCGTGTCGACGGCGTTCCAGGAATATATGATCTCCGCCAATATGGCGTTCGCGATGTATCCGGGCCTCGCGCATGGCGCGATCGCGGCGCTGATCGCGAAGGGATCGCCCGAGCAGCAGGCGCTGTATCTGCCCAAGATGGTGTCGGGCGAGTGGGGCGGTACGATGAACCTGACCGAGCCGCAGTGCGGCACCGATCTGGGGCTGATCCGCACCCGCGCCGAGCCGCAGGCGGATGGATCGTACAAGCTCACCGGCACCAAGATCTTCATCTCGGCCGGCGAGCACGACCTGACCGACAATATCATCCACCTGGTGCTGGCCAAGACGCCGGGTGCGCCGGAAAGCTCGAAGGGGATCAGCCTGTTCGTGGTGCCCAAGGTGCTGGTGAACGCCGATGGCTCGCTGGGTGAGCGCAATGCCGTCACCTGCGGCTCGATCGAGCACAAGATGGGTATCCATGGCAATTCGACGTGCCTGCTCAACTATGACGGCGCGACCGGCTGGCTCGTCGGCGAGGAGATGAAGGGCCTCGCGGCGATGTTCATCATGATGAACGCCGCGCGGCTCGGTGTGGGCTTGCAGGGCCTAGGTGTTGCCGAGACAGCGTACCAGAATGCTGTCCAGTACGCCGAGGATCGCCGCCAGGGTCGTGCGCTGACCGGCACGGCCGAGCCGGACGAGAAGGCGGATACGCTGTTCGTCCACCCGGACGTGCGGCGGATGCTGATGAACGCCAAGGCGTGGACCGAGGGGCTGCGCGCACTGTGCCTGTGGGGCGCGTTGCAGGTCGATCTGGAGCATAATGCGCCCGACGATGCGGCGCGGCAGGAAGCGGCGGACCTGATCGGTCTGCTGACCCCGGTGATCAAGGGCGTCGGCACCGACAAGGGCTATCAGATCGCGACCGACGCGCAGCAGGTGTATGGCGGCCACGGCTACATCCAGGAATGGGGGATGGAGCAGTACGTGCGCGATGCGCGGATCGCGATGATCTACGAAGGCACCAACGGCATCCAGGCGATGGATCTCGTGGGGCGCAAGCTCGCGATGAATGGCGGGCGTGCGGTGCAGCTGTTCTTCATGGTGGTGGCGGAGGAATGTGCCGCGGCGAAGGGCGGTGCGGCGGGCGAAATCGCGACGCGGCTCGAGAAGGCGCTGGGCGAGCTTCAGGCGTCGACGATGTGGTTCATGAGCAACATCGCCAATCCGAACAACATCGGCGCTGGCGCAGTGCCGTACATGCATTTGATGGGCGTGGTTGCGGTGGGGCTGATGTGGCTGCGGATGGCGGTTGCAGCGGCGGCGTTGAAGGACGCCGGTGAGGGCGACGTGGCGTTCCTCGACGCGAAGCTGATGACGGCGCGGTTCTTTGCCGAGCGCGTGTTGCCGGAGGCGGGTTCGTATCGCCGGCAGATCGAGGGTGGCGCCGAGGCGGTGATGGCGCTGCCGGTGGAGATGTTCCGGGCGGCGTGAGGCGATCGCGTCAGCCGGGGTTCCGCTACTACCTGCATCGATGGTGGAAGAAGCGGGATCCCGGATCAAGTCCGGGATGACGGGGTAGGCGACGGAAGCCTCACTCTACGCCGGTCATGTTCCCGACCGGCGCCTCGGCCGCCTTGCGGCGGACGCCGTCGAGTTCCGCCGGCGCTTCCGCGGCGACGGGCGCGGGGGTCGCGCGGATCGCGAAGCGTTTCATGCAGGGCGTGCGCTGCTTGAATTCGGTGCAGTTCCACAAGGTCCGCTCGAGGCCGCTCTGGCGATCGCGGATGTAGCTGAATGACATGGCGTTCATCTGATCGGGGTTGAGCGGCATGGTGAAGGCCATACCGTCGGGCTCGGTCCAGCCCATGAACTTGCAGCGCTCGCGATTGGCGCAGGCGGCGAGCGCCATGCCGGCATAGGTATCGGCCTGCGCGGGGTTGAGCATCGTCAGGAAGGTGTTCTGGTCGCTGGCGAGCGGCAGCGGGGTGCGGCCGAAGAAGGGGGTCGCCTCGACGATCGCGGCATCGGCGTCGGCGAGCGCGGCGCCCATGCGGTGCGCGGGGGAGAGCATCGCGAGCTTCCCGATCGGCAATTCGCCGGGCTGCGGGATGCGGTTGAACGCGGGGGCGGTGCCCCACCAGCCGGTCCAGCGGAAGAACAAATGGGTGTTCACCTCTGCGATCTTGTCGAGGCTGGAACTCCAGTATGGCACCACCCAGTCGGTGTGGTAGTGCGTTGCCCAGCCGACCTTCTTTTCGACCTCGCCGCGCAGCGCGCGCGTGGCGACGTCGCGCGCGCGGCTCCAGGCGGCGGGGGAGGGAATGCGGGCGAGCGCGCCGTCGCAGGTGAAGGTGAACTGGCAGCCAGTGCTGCGCTCCGAGCCCTGGAAGACGACGCCGCATACCGTCTTGGGGAAGGCGGGGTGGCGCAGGCGATTGAGGACGACCTGCGCGACCGGGCGCTGGCCGACCGCATCGTCGCCGGCCTCGTAATAGACCGCGGCGGCCAGGCAGTCGGTCGCGCGGGCGAAATCCTCCGCGCCGCCGACGAAGCGGAATGGGCGTGCGGGCGGGACGGGGCCAGTGATGAACGGCACCTTGGCGTTGATCGAGCGCGCGTCGGCAGGCGCGATCGCGGCATATTCGACCGGCTCGACCGGAGGGAGTTCCTTGGCCGTCACGACACGCTTCGCGGGCAGCGTGGAGGCGATGCCGGTGGGCTGGCGCACCTGCGGCACGAGATGCGTGACGACGAGCGGTAGCGCAATCGCGACGAGCGCGATGACGGCGAGGATGAGGTGGAGTGGGCGGAGATTTGTCACGGCGGCGGCGCTTAGCGTACTTCGCGGGTCCGGCGAAGGGCGGGTCCAGTGACGGGCGTGCCGTTACTGGACCTGCGCCTTACGCCGGGAGCGGATCAGGCTTCCGGCAGGAAATCCGGGACCGAGAGATAGCGCTCGCCGGTATCGTAGTTAAAGCCGAGCACGCGGACGTTGTCGGGCAGGTCGGGCAGCTTCTGCAGGATCGCGGCGAGCGAGGCGCCCGAGGAGATGCCGACGAGCATGCCTTCCTCCGATGCGGCGCGGCGTGCCATGTCCTTGGCAACCGCGGCGTCGACCTCGATCACCCCGTCGATCGCCTGCGTGTGGAGGTTTGCCGGGATGAAGCCGGCGCCGATGCCCTGGATCGGGTGCGGGCCGGGCTGGCCGCCGCCGATGACGGGCGAGGCGGCGGGCTCGACCGCATAGACCTTGAGGTTCGGCCATTCCTTCTTCAGCGTTTCGGCGACGCCAGTGATGTGGCCGCCGGTGCCGACGCCAGTGATGATCACGTCGATCGGCGTGTCGCGGAAGTCGTTCAGGATTTCCTGCGACGTGGTGCGGACGTGGACGTCGATGTTGGCGGCATTCTCGAACTGCTGCGGCATCCACGAATTGGGCGTCGAGTCGACCAACGCCAGCGCGCGCTCGATCGCGCCCTTCATGCCCTTTTCGCGCGGCGTGAGGTCGAAAGTCGCGCCGTACGCCAGCATCAGCCGGCGGCGTTCGAGCGACATGCTTTCGGGCATGACGAGGACGAGCTTGTAGCCTTTCACCGCCGCCACCATCGCGAGGCCGATGCCGGTGTTGCCGCTGGTCGGCTCAATGATCGTGCCGCCGGGCTTGAGATCGCCCGACGCTTCCGCTGCCTCGATCATTGCGAGCGCGATGCGGTCCTTGATCGACCCGCCGGGGTTCGCCCGCTCGGACTTGATCCAAACTTCGGATCCGGGGAACAGCCGCTGCATGCGGATGTGCGGCGTGTTGCCGATGGTGTCGAGGATCGTGTTCGCCTTCATGGTCAGGCTCCTGCGTGCTGGGTTTCGGGGGGGACGACCGAGAGGGGATGCTCGGGTGGATCAAAGGTCTTGGCACGCTTCAGTTCCGGGAACAGCCGTGCCCATAGCATTGTCACCGCGATCGCGCCGACGGCGCCGACCACCACGGCGGCGACTGGTCCGACCAGCGAGGCCAGCAGGCCGCTTTCCGCTTCGCCAAGCTCGTTCGAGGCCGAGATGGTGAGCTGGCTGACCGCGCTGACGCGGCCGCGCATCTCGTCCGGCGTGTGGAGCTGGATCAGCGAGCCGCGGACGTACATCGAGACCATGTCGGCGCTGCCCGCGATGACCAGTGCGACGAGGCTGAGCGGGAAGCTCTTCGACAGGCCGAAGACGAGGATTGCAGCCCCGAAGACGATGACTGAGATTAGCATCTTGCGCCCAACATCGGTCCGCATCGGGCGGAATGACAGCAGCACGCCGGTCACCGACGCGCCGATCCCCATGCCCGCGGCGAGGAAGCCGAGGCCGGTGGGGCCGACGTGGAGGATGTCGCGCGCGTAGATCGGCAGCAGTGCGGTGGAGCCGGCGAGCAGCACCGCGAACAGATCGAGCGTGATCGCCGCCTGCACCAGCCGGTTGCGCTTCACATACGAAAAGCCCTCGATGATCCGTGCGAGCGGCCTCTTGTCCTTCTGCGCGGCGGGCTGGGGCACGCGGCCGATCGTTAGCAGCAGCACCAGCGCGACCGCGAACATCACGCTCATCCCGGCATAGGCGGCGATCGGATCGATCGCGAACAGCAGCCCGCCGACGCTCGGCCCGGCGATGAAGCCGACCTGCATCGCGATCGAGCCGAGCGCAATCGCGGTTGGCAGGCTTTCGCGCGGCACCAGATTGGGGGCGAGCGCCGAATAGGCCGGCCCGGCAAAGGCGCGCGCGATCCCGACGAACACCGCCGCGCCGAACAGCGCCGGTAGCCCGAGCCACCCCTCCCACGTCGCGAAGCCAAGCAGCGCGGTGGTGACTGCCAGCAGCGTAGTGGTTCCGCGGACGATCCATCGCCGGTCCACCGAATCCGCGATCAGCCCGACCAGCGGGGTCAGCAGGAACAGCGGTATGAATTGCGCAAGCCCGATCATGCCAAGCATGAACGCGGCGTCGCGGATGTCCATCGTCTCGCGTGCGATGCTGTACACTTGCCACCCGAGGACGATGGCGAGCGCGGATTGCGCGATCGTGCTGGCGAGCCGCGCCAGCCAGTAGCTGCGGTAATTGGCGATCCGGAGCGGATGAGTGGCGGATGACATGCAGCGCGGGACTTAGGTCGGCGCGGGGCAGCGCACAAGAATTCCGAGTTGCACGGCGGGGATTGGGGGCTTGGGGGTATGCAGAAGCGACAGCGGGCGTCGCTCCCAGTACGTTGCACGCCGCGCGCTTCCGGGCCTATAGGCGCTGCTCCCTTCCCCAGGAACCCCGAGGTCCAACCCCGTGGCAAGAACGCCCCGCGCGAAGAGCGCCGAACCAGCCGTCCCCAATCGTGAACGCCCGGCGGAGCCGCAGCCCTATGCGGCATCGAAGGACGAGCTGCTGCAATTCTACAAGGACATGCTGCTGATCCGGCGGTTCGAGGAGAAAGCCGGACAGCTTTATGGCCTGGGGCTGATTGGCGGCTTCTGCCATCTGTACATCGGGCAGGAAGCCGTCGCGGTGGGGCTGCAATCCGCGCTGTCGGACAAGGACAGCGTGATCACCGGCTATCGCGATCACGGCCATATGCTGTTGTGCGGCATTCCGCCCAAGGACGTGATGGCCGAGCTCACCGGGCGCCAGGCCGGCATCTCGAAGGGCAAGGGCGGCTCGATGCACATGTTCAGCGTCGAGCATAAATTCTACGGTGGGCATGGCATCGTCGGCGCGCAGGTGTCGCTAGGCACCGGCCTCGGCTTCTCGCACAAGTACAAGGGCGATGGCGGGGTGTGCCTCGCCTATTTCGGCGACGGCGCGGCGAACCAGGGCCAGGTGTACGAAAGCTTTAACATGGCCGAACTGTGGAAGCTGCCGGTGATCTTCGTCATCGAAAACAACCAGTACGCGATGGGCACGAGCGTCAATCGCGCCTCGGCCGAGGACCAATTGTATCGCCGCGGCGAGAGCTTCCGCATTCCCGGCATCCAGATCGACGGGATGGACGTGCTGGCGGCGCGCGGCGCGGCCGAGACGGCGCTGGAGTGGGTGCGCGCCGGTAAAGGCCCGATCATCCTCGAGATGAAGACTTATCGCTATCGCGGCCATTCAATGTCCGACCCGGCGAAATATCGCAGCCGCGAGGAAGTCCAGGCGGTGCGGGACAAGTCCGACCCGATCGAGCACGTCAAGAAGCTGCTCGAGGCCGAAGGCGTGAAGGAGGATGAGCTCAAGAAGATCGAGGTCGAGATCCGCAGGCAAGTAAGCGAGGCGGCGGACTTTGCCGAGAGCACGCCGGAGCCCGAGCCGCAGGAGCTGTATACTGACGTGCTGGTGGGGAAGTATTGAGATGGCGATCGACATCAAGATGCCGGCACTTTCGCCCACGATGGAAGAGGGCACGCTCGCCAAGTGGCTCGTCAAGGAAGGCGATGCGGTGAAGTCCGGCGACATCATGGCCGAGATCGAGACCGACAAGGCGACGATGGAATTCGAGGCGGTCGACGAGGGCGTCGTCGGCAAGATCCTGGTCGCCGAGGGGACCGATAACGTGAAGGTCGGGACGGTGATCATGCAGCTCGACGCCGAAGGCGATGCGGCGCCGGAGTCGAACGATGCGGCTCCCGCGCCCGACACCAAGGCCGACGAGACGAAGGACGACAAGGTCGAGGATTCGGCGCACCCGGCGCAGGAGAAGGTGGACACCGGTGCGCGACAAATGTTCAACGCGGCCAAGCGTGGTGCGGCGGTGAGCGATCCCGCCGTTCCGCAAGGCACCGAGATGGTGAAGCAGACGCTGCGCGAGGCGCTGCGCGATGCAATGGCGGAGGAGATGCGGACCGACGACCGCGTGTTCGTAATGGGCGAGGAAGTCGCGCAATATCAGGGTGCGTACAAGGTGACGCAGGGGCTGCTCGACGAGTTCGGCGAGCGCCGCGTGATCGATACGCCAATCACTGAATATGGCTTTGCCGGCGTCGGCACCGGCGCGGCGATGGGCGGCCTTCGCC from Sphingomonas radiodurans includes the following:
- the pdhA gene encoding pyruvate dehydrogenase (acetyl-transferring) E1 component subunit alpha; protein product: MARTPRAKSAEPAVPNRERPAEPQPYAASKDELLQFYKDMLLIRRFEEKAGQLYGLGLIGGFCHLYIGQEAVAVGLQSALSDKDSVITGYRDHGHMLLCGIPPKDVMAELTGRQAGISKGKGGSMHMFSVEHKFYGGHGIVGAQVSLGTGLGFSHKYKGDGGVCLAYFGDGAANQGQVYESFNMAELWKLPVIFVIENNQYAMGTSVNRASAEDQLYRRGESFRIPGIQIDGMDVLAARGAAETALEWVRAGKGPIILEMKTYRYRGHSMSDPAKYRSREEVQAVRDKSDPIEHVKKLLEAEGVKEDELKKIEVEIRRQVSEAADFAESTPEPEPQELYTDVLVGKY
- a CDS encoding cell wall hydrolase translates to MTNLRPLHLILAVIALVAIALPLVVTHLVPQVRQPTGIASTLPAKRVVTAKELPPVEPVEYAAIAPADARSINAKVPFITGPVPPARPFRFVGGAEDFARATDCLAAAVYYEAGDDAVGQRPVAQVVLNRLRHPAFPKTVCGVVFQGSERSTGCQFTFTCDGALARIPSPAAWSRARDVATRALRGEVEKKVGWATHYHTDWVVPYWSSSLDKIAEVNTHLFFRWTGWWGTAPAFNRIPQPGELPIGKLAMLSPAHRMGAALADADAAIVEATPFFGRTPLPLASDQNTFLTMLNPAQADTYAGMALAACANRERCKFMGWTEPDGMAFTMPLNPDQMNAMSFSYIRDRQSGLERTLWNCTEFKQRTPCMKRFAIRATPAPVAAEAPAELDGVRRKAAEAPVGNMTGVE
- a CDS encoding MFS transporter, producing the protein MSSATHPLRIANYRSYWLARLASTIAQSALAIVLGWQVYSIARETMDIRDAAFMLGMIGLAQFIPLFLLTPLVGLIADSVDRRWIVRGTTTLLAVTTALLGFATWEGWLGLPALFGAAVFVGIARAFAGPAYSALAPNLVPRESLPTAIALGSIAMQVGFIAGPSVGGLLFAIDPIAAYAGMSVMFAVALVLLLTIGRVPQPAAQKDKRPLARIIEGFSYVKRNRLVQAAITLDLFAVLLAGSTALLPIYARDILHVGPTGLGFLAAGMGIGASVTGVLLSFRPMRTDVGRKMLISVIVFGAAILVFGLSKSFPLSLVALVIAGSADMVSMYVRGSLIQLHTPDEMRGRVSAVSQLTISASNELGEAESGLLASLVGPVAAVVVGAVGAIAVTMLWARLFPELKRAKTFDPPEHPLSVVPPETQHAGA
- the cysK gene encoding cysteine synthase A codes for the protein MKANTILDTIGNTPHIRMQRLFPGSEVWIKSERANPGGSIKDRIALAMIEAAEASGDLKPGGTIIEPTSGNTGIGLAMVAAVKGYKLVLVMPESMSLERRRLMLAYGATFDLTPREKGMKGAIERALALVDSTPNSWMPQQFENAANIDVHVRTTSQEILNDFRDTPIDVIITGVGTGGHITGVAETLKKEWPNLKVYAVEPAASPVIGGGQPGPHPIQGIGAGFIPANLHTQAIDGVIEVDAAVAKDMARRAASEEGMLVGISSGASLAAILQKLPDLPDNVRVLGFNYDTGERYLSVPDFLPEA
- a CDS encoding acyl-CoA dehydrogenase C-terminal domain-containing protein, with product MPQYTPPIRDTRFVLEHVVGLSGHANVPGFAAATPDTVDAVLEEGGRFVAEVLFPINQSGDQEGCTRHEDGSVTTPKGFKEAYKQFVESGWGTLSAPEQYGGQGMPHVVSTAFQEYMISANMAFAMYPGLAHGAIAALIAKGSPEQQALYLPKMVSGEWGGTMNLTEPQCGTDLGLIRTRAEPQADGSYKLTGTKIFISAGEHDLTDNIIHLVLAKTPGAPESSKGISLFVVPKVLVNADGSLGERNAVTCGSIEHKMGIHGNSTCLLNYDGATGWLVGEEMKGLAAMFIMMNAARLGVGLQGLGVAETAYQNAVQYAEDRRQGRALTGTAEPDEKADTLFVHPDVRRMLMNAKAWTEGLRALCLWGALQVDLEHNAPDDAARQEAADLIGLLTPVIKGVGTDKGYQIATDAQQVYGGHGYIQEWGMEQYVRDARIAMIYEGTNGIQAMDLVGRKLAMNGGRAVQLFFMVVAEECAAAKGGAAGEIATRLEKALGELQASTMWFMSNIANPNNIGAGAVPYMHLMGVVAVGLMWLRMAVAAAALKDAGEGDVAFLDAKLMTARFFAERVLPEAGSYRRQIEGGAEAVMALPVEMFRAA
- a CDS encoding MerR family transcriptional regulator → MSVAAAFDSIPPREDRSHFTITDLASEFGVTPRALRFYEDEGLIAPGRRGTSRIYSHRDRARLAWILRGKRVGFSLGEIREMVDLYDIGDGRHTQRAVTVARCRARIDALEAQKRDIDAAIAELDQFLSLLDQSKD